Below is a window of Oceanococcus sp. HetDA_MAG_MS8 DNA.
GCTCATCAGAGAAACCAGCATGGTTGCGCAATCCGCCGCAAAGTCTGCATCAGCAGCACAAGCTACGTGCAGTTCATTGGGAATCGCGCCGCTCATCCACCCAGATCCAGTATTTTTTCAGGGAGTAGCCTGCGCAAGCGTGGCCGTAGTTGGTCTCGCCAGTACACTAGCTTGCGATGCAGGTAGGGGGGGTCTATCAGATCAAGTAACCCATGCTTTTTCTGCGTCGCGTACAGATGGTTAGAGTCAGAGCGACTCTTTGGCTCCTCAATGTTCAGAAACGCACTCAAAAAGCCTTTCGACTCCCCTAGGTCTGAGGTGCAAACCACTATCCTCCTGGATTCAGGAATTGCTTCCAGGACTAGGTTCAGGTGTGCGGCCCAAAAACGTAGATATCCATCGAGTGGGAAAAGGCCACGATTCTCAAGTGGTTGTTCGTCACCGGCGCATGGGCGGCTGAAGCCGGAAAAATAATAGTGATAAACCGACGCCCAGAGAGGCGCTTGCGACTGAATCCACTCACGGGCATTCAATTGGTCATCAAGCATCGACCCAAGCCACGCTCGTGGAGACCGGACCGTAATGATGAACTTGGCGTGAGGAAATAGACTCACCAGAGTGGGGGTAAACGCGGCCAATAAGTGGTTGGACTCGAGCTCCCAACTGTCCTGCTTATCTCGCCAGTAAAGCCAGCTCCGGTAATCCTGCTTCAACTCCGGAAACCTCCGGCTTTCTTGGATCGCTCTCAGTAGTGGCTTACTAGTTGGCTCGTGCTGAACCTTCAGGCATGACTCAAACATACCGGCCACTGAGTGCGTACCGGTTTTTGGGGCGCCAACACAATAAGCATGCACGCGACGCTTGCCTCGCTGACGCTCAGCCAAGAGAAGGCCAGCCCGGTCTAGGTAACGGTAGGGGTGGGCGCTGGTCACAATACCCAGCCCCTTCTTGCCATCCTCTTGTACACAGGGAACTGCCAGGAAGGAGGGAGACATCGTACCGCTCTCACTAGGCCAGTATTACCAATCCAAGGGGTACGACACCAAGGGGTTGATGACCATGATTCTCTAAATTCTGAGGTGTAAGGGTGCTGACACATCACATGCCAGGGCTTGGCGTGACCCGGCCCCTCAAAATGAACGATGCCAGGAGCGTCAACAGCCTCCCGCAAAGCACTTTCTCCAAGAACCTCTCGCGCGCGCTGCGGCCAAAAGAAAAACGAATTCTGGCAATTCCAGCGCGGGTGCAAAGCCAACCTTCGGCCTCCAAGCACTTTGTTGAGAGCATCTTGATCCGGCCACGCGAGCTCGGCCGCCCTCGCACGACCAAATGCTGCTAAATCTGCGACGACACCATCGGCACGCATCAGCTCAAGATTGAGCAACAGGACACCGCTGTTAAAGTACCTTTGCCCAGGCATTAGGCCCAGCTTTACTGACCAAGATGCCATTGATTTAGGCAGAACATTATCAACTGCTGCGAGATAATAATCTTCCAGCGACATCTGCCACACCGGGGTAAGGTCCGAGGTAACGAGTGCATCACAGTCTAGGTAGAGCACCTTCTCGATGCCAGACAATAGTTCTGGGAGATATATTCGGTACCACATTAACGCAGGAATGAATCGTAAACGCGGCAGGCCTTTCAAGCGATCGGATGAAGCGACATAGGTATGCAGGCTACCGCCGCTGAACTCAATCATTTCGGCCAGTCTAGAAACATCCTCTGGGCTAACGTCGGGGGTGTGTAAAAGGTGTACGCGCACTCTGTGAGATGGAGAGTTACTGAGAACAGAGTGAATCATCGCTGCGCAGGGAGGCAGGTAATTGGCGTCAGTAGCACATGCTAAATCCATGCAACCATCCACTTGTTTGGCATGAGCGCAACCACTTCATCCTGTAGTAGTCCTGCCAGACCAGAGCACCGCCTCGCTGCGCGGCACAAAAACCCAGTGAACACCAATGTATTTATTGTACGATCGTGTGATGTTCTAAATATGTGGCCATTGAATCTGAACAGCTCCCCCATATTGCGCCGAACGCCTTCTGCCTCACTGAGACTCGGGTTATGCAAAGGACTCAAGCAAGCGCTGGCGCCGCGCCTTAAGGCGACCCCATTTTTTCCATAAACGTTCAGATAATAGCTGCGACTGCACACCCCACGTATCAAGCCCCTCCTCATTCAAGTCGTAGCCAGCAGACTGTAGCAGCAACATACATTGTTTGCGATCGGTGCTTGATAAATGGTGGTGCTCATAGATTACCAAGCGAGGCTTCAGGGTAGAAAAGTCGATTTGTTTTATGATCTCAAAGTCATAACCTTCGGTGTCAATGTGCAGCACATCAACAGTCTTAATGTCATGCTTCGAACATAGAGACTCAAAGGTCAAGCAGGGGACCTCACTACAGACAATTCGACTCTCAATGTCCGGTATGAATTTGGCATGCCGAAGTAAAATCTCTCGAGAAAACGACCCCAAGCCATCGTACCAAGAGGGCAGCTCTTCATCTGGGCTGGCCTGAGGTAGGTGGTAAAATGGCATAACGCCTTCTTCCTGAGAAATAGCGACGTTTTCTAGCGCGAGTCGCTCACAGGTGTTATACCTGTTAAATAATCGCTCAAAAACGTAAGGGACTGGCTCCACCATTACCCCGCTCCATGCTGATTTCTGAATAGCATCATGGAGAGGGTCTTGCTGGAGGCCGTCGTTTGAACCAATTTGAATGAATGTTGCTTGCGGGTAGGCTCTTGCAAATGCGAGCATGAAATCAGGTCCCACCAGCCTGCGCAGCCTACGCCTCTGCCTCCATATGCGCCGTGCATGCTGGAGTATTCCTTCACCATTTGAAACTCTCGAGAAATACAACCAGAAGCGATGAAGAAAAGTCATTACTTATCCCCGAAAGCCTAAAAGCTGACTCAGTTGCTGACGGAGTGGTCTTTTCTCACGAACTCTAAGGTTGTACTCGTGCCGGTGGTGATAGCGGAAAATGTCAGGGTACTGAGATTTCAGCCCTTCGTATTCACGGCCGTCAAAGTACTCCACAAGGTATGAGCGCCGCTGCCTTACGGAGGTGTTTTCAAAGCTACAGTGCAGTAAGTCGCGATGAATCAACAGAGCATCCCCCCTCTGCATAGCAACCGGCTTACACTCAGCGACCTTGGGGTCAACTTCGTAAAATTGATTGAGCTGATTATCAACTCGGGTTGTCCCGTTTGATTTGCGTACGATACCTGGACTTGAATATCCCGGCTGGTGGCTTCCGGGAACGACCGTGAGGCACCCATTCTGTGCATCCACGTCGTCTAAGGGCATCCATACTGTGAAAACCGGCACCCCCAGGAAAAAGTCACTATCCCTATGCCAGTAGGTAACGCCTCCCGTGCGCGCTGGTTTGTGATAAAGCTGGTCGTCTAGTAGCCGCACGTCAGGCCCGAGAACGGCCTTAGCTGTGGCAACGATTCGAGGGTCGTGAACGACATCTAGAAAGGCCCTGTGATATCGGAAGGCATGCTCAATATGCAATGACGCCTTGCCGTTCACGTCGGCCAGGTTACCGTCTTCCCAAGTCAAAATGTTCTTTATAACCGGATACTTCCTCGTGTCCGTCTGCCCCTTATGACGGATAGCCTCCTCACTCAAGGCCTCCCAGGCCTTTATAAGCAGTTCTACTCGTCGTTGATCAAGTACTCCCGGAACGACAAGGAAACCATTCTCAGAGAACTGCTCCACCCCTGGGAAGTTGCCGAATGTATTCATATGTTAGTTCTCTGGCTTGATCAACAATCGTCCACACTCGTCGATACGGTGCAGGTAGGAGCCGGGTTTCTCCTTGGTTAAGTATTCGTCTACTGCCAGCCGGACTCCGGGAAAGCAACCATAATCATCCAACAACAGTACGCCTCCAGGACTTAAGCGAGGATACAAGTGAACCATTTCATGCCTCGTTGACTCGTACCAGTCAGTATCCAGTCGGCACAGTGCCAGTTGATTCGGGGCGTTCTGCGGTAGGGTCTCTTCCACCATACCTTGAACAAATCTCAACCTATCTTCTGGGTACCCCGTGCTTTTAAGGAGTTGGACAACCTCAGCGAACGGAAGATAATCGAATGCTCCACACTCCAAAGCAGCCTCGTAACCTTGTGCAGGCGATGGAGCCTGGCCAGTAAAGTCTTTCTCACCTGGAGGCGGCATGTGGGTGAATGTGTCGCATAAGACCAGCTCTCGGTCGCGAACACCGAGACTAAGCAAAGTCTCTGCCACAACCAGCATGCTGCCCCCTCGCCACACTCCGCATTCTAGGATTGCGCCGGGGACATCTTTGGCCACCAAATAGCGAACCGAGTCAACGAGTGCAATGATGCGCTCATTGCTTGTCAGCGTGTAGGGGCGAACTCGACCGATCAACCGACGGGTAAATTCGTCACAGTCCGATGGAAGACGTTGCTTCCGAGGATAGGCTGAAATGTCATATCCCAGACGGCGTATCCCCCTCTTGATTAACCCTCTCATGCTAAGGCCCCAACCATTCGGTATGTGTGAGATCGACTCGGCTTCGCAGGCGAGTTGGCCAAATGACGCTTAAGACCCACCTCTCAAGCTTTAATGACCAAGCGAGCAGCATAATCGATACGGGTCAGGAGCACAGGTTCGGCATACTGAGAAAAGTACTCATCAACCGCTTGCTTGCTGCCATGCCAATGACCGTAGTCATCTAAAATCAATACTCCACCATGCGCCAGCCTCGGGTACAAACACAACAGCTCGTGCTTCGTAGATTCGTACCAGTCGGTGTCCAATCTGAGTAGGGCCAGCTGCTCCGGTGCCTGCGTAGGAAGGGTTTCTTCAACTGGCCCTCGAACGAAATGGATACGGCTTGCGGGGTAGCCGGTCTGCATGAGCAGGTCGCGAACATTGTTCTCGTTAAACCCAGACTCTTCGAAGAACTCCTTCCATGGCCTCTCACCCCTGCCAATAGAGTTTTTCCAACTGTCTAAAGCTGGCCGCTCATAGGGTGAAGTATCGTTATTTGAGGGCATCGTCATGCCCTCGAAGGTGTCGTATAGAAAGATGTCCTTATTATCAACGCCCATCTCTTGTAGAGTCAGAATCATCGCAAGGATGGACCCTCCTCTCCACACCCCGCATTCCGCGAAGGCCCCGTCTAGGTCACGCTGAACACAGTAGCGCACCGCATCAAGTAGTGCAGCGATCCGCGGCAAGCTAGTCATCGTATATGGTCGTATCGCTGAAATGATGCGATGGTCTGTTTCGGTCAGAGATTGACGCAGACGTGCGTGCGGATGTTCTTGAGGACTGCGACCCAGTGCCCGTCGTAACCGCCGAATCACGCAGCACCCTCAATACGGGCCAGGGTCTTGAGCCAAACCCGCATCATTTGAGCAGTTTCCCTAAGAAACTCCTGACCTCCCTGATCCCAAATGAAACCATGCATTCGTGATGCTTGAAGCTCCAGCTCATCCGCCAACACGGCATAAGCTTCGGTGTAGGTACTGGCTTGAAGTTTTAAACCCTGAAGCCAAGGAAGCAGATCCTCCACAATCACTTTACCCGCAAGCTCGTGATACAAGTCCTGAAAAAGGTTATGCGGCGAGCGTCGATGCTCAGCAATAGGGGACCCAAAGCATATGGCATCTCCAAGATGCTTGACACACTTTTGTAGAAAATAACCGGACAGGATGTCGCCATATCGATCAATACGCATCCCCTGGATGGGGAAACCCATCCGCACATAGTAATAGGCCGGAATCGCATCTCTAATCAATGCGGTGTTCTGGGTGTTAATGGGGCTCCATGTTGGAGTATCTAGCAAAACAGCAGTCGAGTTCGCCGAAATTACTCGCGGGCCCTGAACCAATCTCGTAGCGGCGTCAACGTCGGGATCATCGGTCCACAGTCCTGCATTAACGGCGACGCGTCTATCGGTTGAGCCTAAAGGCTCAAGCGTGGCCCGTTCTGAAGCGCCACGCGCTGCGTAAGGGAACCCGCGCGCATAAAAAGACGCACAGTTTTCTGCATGAAGGTTTTCACAGACGTTGTACCACGGCGCCTGAGATGCAAGCATAGCTGAGCCTGGCAGAGTCGTTGTCGCAGACCCCACGATGCCATGAGCATCTATGAAGGATTCCCCTTGCAGGCAATAGTTGTCATCATCGATGGATATGAGCGCTCTTGCCCCATGCTCCCAAGCTCGTAGAAACCCAATATTGCGACGGTTATCAGAGTTCCAGGGGATAAAGTCGGCCGGCAAACCCAGTTTTTTTAAGTAGTCAGCCTGCTCATCCAGGCTCGGGCAGTCAATATGAAAACCCATTTGCTGCGCTTGGGCTGCGGCCGCATAGACTTCCTTGGGAGTTTTTTTGTCACAAATTATTCTTAACGTGACTTTGTCACACGCATCATACTTCTCAAAATTCTCCAGGTAGCCTAATAGCCACTCAGGAGAAAATATCGTCGTTACAACGATGTCAAATTCTGTCGGCTTCATATCTCGGGTCGCTCTCCGCTATGGCTGGTCGACTGCGGCCACCAGATGGAAACATAAAGGCCGCTAAAATGAAGAAAAAGACGCAGCCAATCTGTTTGCCCATCTAAAACCTCATGTACTGCAGATCGGTTCCCCAGCAAAGCGGGATGCCCATAGTCCTCGCAAACAAGGACACTGCCAGGACTCAGGTACTGTTGCGGTATAGCGCGCAACAGGTACTCGGTCGCACGAAAACTGTCACAATCAATAAATGCCATCGCCAACTTTTCAATCGGCGCGCTGTCTAATGTCTGAGTAAAGTCACCTTGAATGAGGTGTACTTTCGGCATTTTCTCAAATTTCTTTTGAACCTGAGAAAAATCCACATGGTGCGTATTTCCCCAGAAGTAATCAACACCACGTTCTTGGGGAAAGCGATCAAAGGTATCGAACAGGAAGACGCGCTTATCAGACCCCAGCAACTCCAAAGTCCGCGCAATAAGCCAACCACTGTGACCCTGGTAAGAGCCGAACTCTGCGATGTCCCCAGGGATATTCCTCTCTACAACCAACTTGAGTAGTTGGTAGAGATCCAGAAAATCACGCAGGCCGCACTTCTGTTCAAACAGGCTCAATGACTCTGCATAAATCTCGTGTGGCGTCGGCTTATCCAATAACGCGGGCGAAACGAAAAAAGTTTCCCGGTATTCGTCATGCGCAGAGAAAAATGGCTGGGCAGCGTCCAAGCCGGCAACATACTCAAACGGAAGCTGAGAAAGAAATGGATGGCGCATCACGGCCCGTGCCAACTGGGTTTGCCGCGATGCATCTTGAAACAAGCATAGGACAAGCCTGCACTTTTCCAAGTCATCATCCGTGTCCGTGGCAATGGCTGCAATATCAGTCTCGCGAACCCTAAGACCGTTTGCTCTCAGGCGAATCAAGACACCACGATGGAAACCATCCTTAGGCCCGCTACACAGCACCCAGGCACCAGTATTAACTGCCTCTGGGGGAAGCCGTTGCAAAACCTGCTGCACCAGTGCAGTGGCTCCTTCTTCTTGTCCACGAGCGCCATGCCAGCGCACGCGCTGAGCAATCGACGAACGACCTAGATAGCCAGCAACGCGGCCACTAATTTTTCCAGAGCGCCAGCGCCATACCCAACGGCTCCACAACAGCGCTGCTGCCCTAAACACGAACGTTTTTCCCCAAGTTCCGCAGGCTCCGACCCGCCGCGTCCTCGTCTGGAAACAGACTTGAGTAATCGCCTGTGCGGACAATCTTGCCATCATTAACGATGAAAATTTGATCGCAATCCATCACCGTCGCCATACGATGAGCGATGACAATGACCGTCTTGACGTGGGCCATTTCCATAATCGCTTGATGCACCGCTCTTTCGGTGTCCTGATCTAGCGCGCTGGTTGCCTCATCCAGCACGAGCACGTCCGGGTCATGGTAGAGAGCACGGGCTATACCTAAACGCTGCCTCTGCCCCCCCGACAGGCGAACACCCCGCTCCCCCACAATAGTCGCATAACCATTCTCCATATGAGCACAAATGTGCTCGTGGATTTTTGCAGTTTTGGCGGCTCTATAGACCGCTTCAATGTTCACCTCCGACGGTGGTACGCCGAAAGCGATGTTAGCGATGACTGTGTCATCAAGCAGGTAAATATCTTGGGGAACGTAGCCCATATTCGCTTGCCAGGCGTGCCGGTTCTCTTCGGTTATCACCTGGTTATCGACGATCAGCCCCCCTTTCTGCGGTGTCAGTAACCCAAGGATGACATCGACAAGCGTTGTCTTTCCCGCACCTGTCGGGCCAACAAAGGCGACAAAACTACGCTTTGCAATATCTACACTGACATCGCTTAGCGCCTTTTTCTCAGATCCGGGGTAGCTGTAACTCACATGGTCTAGACGCAGACCATGTTCCATGGGCATTCGAGGAGGGTTGGGAGCTCTCCCTCCCTCAGGCCATGTCTGCGTGAGCTCCAGCGAAATAGACTTCAGCACGGGCGCAGTGTATTTCAGCGTTGTCAAACCCCGATAGATCGACTGGAAAGCGGGCAACATACGGTAGCCGGCGAATGCAAACGCACTGGCCAATGGCAGGAGCGCAGACAAGTTACGGTCAGCAGCAACAAAGTAGAGCACAACACTTAATAGTGCGCCAAAAGCCAGGGTCTCAATAAAATAGCGCGGGATCATCCCCAGCAAATGATTCGAGATCACCGAGCGGGAAAACTCTAATGCATGAGGCTGAAATGCGTGCACGAATGCGTCCTCACGCCCTAGTACCTTGACTTCCTTCAGCCCTCCAAAAGCCTCGTTAACAGCCTTAAGCCGAGCCTTGTTGGCGTCCAGCCTGCGCTGACCCAGACGCTCCATCCGCCGGCGAAGAACAACATACATCCCACCATAAATGACTGCGAACACGGTGGCTACAAGCAAAACCGTTACCGGGGAAAGCCAACTCAAGAAAAGCAACATGAAGATGACCATCACGCCCGAGCACGACAACCCTAAAATGATGGCAATCACACCGTGCGTTACCTGTAAGGACTCATTGACAACTGTGGTTGCCAAATCCGCTGAGTTACTAGCGATGAAGTCAACATAGGGCCGGTGGATGTAATTATGCAGTAGCGTACCCGACAACCTTCTATGAAAGTCATAACAAAACTTCGTTATCCACCATTGACTCAACATAGCCAGGCTATTGGCCATGATCAGCATCACAAGGATCAGACCCCCAAAAATTAGAGTGAAAGTCTTATGCGAATCAATACCGGCCAGGTTTGCAAACGATGCAAGCCACCTATTCTCCCAAATCATTTCCGGGCGGGTCAGCATGGAGATGAAGGGAACCACTGAACCAATGCTCGCGACTTGCACAACGCCGAGTACAGCGGCAAACGGCAAGATCAAAGCAAACTGTTTACGCTCACTATGGGTAAGTAGCAAGCGCAAGTCGCGCACCATAGACTTCATGTCGTATTACGCTTGAGGGCTCTTCTCAAGCACACCTCGAAAATACGCAACGGTATGCCGTAAACCCTGCTCTAGGGCGACATCGGGCATCCAATGCAGATTATCTTTTGCGTAAGTGATATCCGGCTGCCGCTGCTTGGGATCATCTTGGGGAAGCGGCTCAAAGCTGAACCCTCCACTCATGCCGGTGAGCTGCTGCACCTTTTCCGCCAGCTCCAACATGGTGAATTCAGCCGGGTTGCCCAAGTTGACCGGCCCAGTGAGATCATCGGCGGACTCCATGAGCCGAATTAACCCATCGACTAAGTCACTCACGTAGCAAAACGAACGTGTTTGCTGGCCATCTCCATAAATGGTTATGCGCTCGCCGCGCAAGCTTTGCACAATAAAGTTCGATACGACCCTGCCGTCATCTGGATTCATATTTGGACCATACGTATTGAAAATACGCGCTACTTTAATTCGAAGACTGTGCTGCCGGTGATAATCGAAGAACAGGGTCTCTGCACAACGCTTACCTTCGTCATAACAAGATCGAGGGCCGATTGGATTCACATTACCCCAGTAGCCCTCGACTTGAGGATGAATGGTGGGGTCGCCGTAGACTTCGCTTGTCGACGCCTGTAGTATTTTAGCGCCGACACGCTTTGCCAAGCCCAGCATATTAATAGCGCCATGCACGCTAGTTTTTGTTGTTTGCACAGGGTCGTGCTGGTAATGAACAGGGCTTGCCGGACACGCGAGATTATATATCTCGTCCACTTCCACATAAAGTGGAAAACATACGTCATGGCGAATGAGTTCAAAGTAAGGGTTCGTCAATAGATGAGCAACGTTCCGCTTAGACCCAGTAAAAAAATTATCCAAGCACAGCACTTCATGGCCGTCACTGAGTAGCTTTGCACATAGGTGGGAACCAATGAAGCCCGCCCCCCCGGTTACCAATACTCGCTTCATTGATGTCAAGTCCCACTTAAGTCGCTGTTAGGGAGTAATTTACTCACGCGCACTCGAAATAGTGTAGCCGTGCTTACGCAACAATGCTTCACGCTGCGCGAAGACGCGATCGGCGGCAACCATCTCACGACAGAGTTCACGAGCCGAGCATTGCGGCTCCCAGCCTAGTTGCTCGCGGGCCAGACTCGCGTCCCCAAGCAAGGACTCGACTTCTGCAGGGCGAAAGTAACTGGGGTCCACGCGTAGGATGATCTGTCCGACTGTCACGCTCGGTGCGAGTTCGACATCGACTTCCATCACAACTGCATGCTCCTGTACCCCCTCGCCACGAAACTCAATTGTTAGGCCTAGATCTGAGGCCGCCCAAACCACAAAATCCCGAACGGTATGCTGTTGGCCGGTCGCAACGACGTAGTCGCGAGCAATCTCCTGTTGCAGCATCAGCCACTGCATCTCGACGTAGTCGCGAGCATGCCCCCAGTCGCGCTTCGCGTCCAGGTTCCCCATATAAATACAGTCCTCTAAGCCATGGGCCACTTGGGCTAAGCCGCGAGTAATTTTGCGCGTGACAAAGGTTTCACCACGTCGGGGGGACTCATGGTTAAACAGCACGCCATTACAAGCATACATTCCGTATGCTTCTCGATAGTTGACTGTTATCCAGTACGCATAGAGCTTGGCTACAGCATACGGGCTACGCGGATGAAATGGCGTCTTCTCATTCTGCGGAGTCTCGTGCACCAAGCCATACAACTCTGAGGTTGAGGCTTGGTAGAACCGCGTTTTTTCTTCCAGCCCCAGAAACCTGATCGCTTCGAGCAGCCGCAAAGTACCTAAAGCGTCTACATCGGCGGTGTATTCAGGGCTTTCGAAGCTGACGGCGACATGGGATTGTGCCGCAAGGTTATACACCTCATCGGGTGCAGTTTCCGCGAGGATTCGCGTCAGGTTGGAACTATCGCTGAGATCGCCATAATGCAAAATTAAGCGAGGGTCATCGTGGGGATCTTGATAGATGTGATCGATTCTTTGAGTGTTAAATGATGATGCTCTACGCTTGATTCCATGTACTGTGTAGCCCTTGGAAAGAAGCAATTCCGCGAGGTAGCTCCCGTCCTGCCCCGTTATGCCTGTTATGAGAGCTGATTTGTCTTTCATAGTAAATCTGAACTCAAGAGCGAATAGCTTCGCGGTGGTCCCGGTACCACTTCAGGGTCGAATCAATTCCTTCTTGGAGTGATATCTTGGCACCCCATCCCAGTGCCTTCATTGCCGACACGTCAAGCAATTTTCTTGGGGTACCGTCGGGTCGTGTCGCGTCAAATCTGACCACTCCAGAATACCCTGTTGCCTTAGCGAATAGGTCGGCAAGTTCTGCGATGGACACATCCTTTCCAGTACCTACGTTCAGGTGGGATTGCATGGGCTCCACCGCAGTCTCGTATACCTCTCGTGGAAGTCCGAGAACATGAACGATAGCGTCCGCAAGGTCGTCAACATGCATAAATTCTCGGCGCGGTCGGCCCGTCCCCCAAACTTCAACCTCGCGGGCTCCCAAGCGGCGGGCCTCTTCAAAACGCGCGAGTAAAGCAGCAAAAACGTGTGACTCCAGGGGGTGAAAATTGTCTCCAGGTCCGTACAGGTTGGTTGGCATGAGGCTTCTAAAGTCCGTTCCATACTGACGGTTGAAGCTCTCGCACATCT
It encodes the following:
- a CDS encoding GDP-L-fucose synthase, whose translation is MKKVFVAGHAGMVGSAVCRRLGHGHAQSGSYSVLTASRSQLNLLDQASVDQWFAQTKPELVVIAAARVGGIHANNAYPADFIYENIQIQSNIIYSAWKHDVERLVFLGSSCIYPKFAAQPITESALLGGELEATNEPYAIAKISGIKMCESFNRQYGTDFRSLMPTNLYGPGDNFHPLESHVFAALLARFEEARRLGAREVEVWGTGRPRREFMHVDDLADAIVHVLGLPREVYETAVEPMQSHLNVGTGKDVSIAELADLFAKATGYSGVVRFDATRPDGTPRKLLDVSAMKALGWGAKISLQEGIDSTLKWYRDHREAIRS